A genomic segment from Neobacillus sp. YX16 encodes:
- a CDS encoding LD-carboxypeptidase — MSLLKPNRLHTGDTVGVIAPASPPNQKNLEKGIEFLKGLGLRVKVGKSVEKIYGYLAGIDEERLDDLHAMFLDSEVKAIFCACGGYGTGRLAANIDYEIIRANPKIFWGYSDITFLHTAIRQETGLITFHGPMLGSDIGKEDTYTYSKQGFQQLFKPTDVSYTERFSPLETLVEGVASGELVGGNLSLIVSTLGTPFEIDTTGKILFIEDVNEEPRSVDRMLNQLKMAGKLDEVVGIVIGDFCDCTSKRELSLTLEEVINHYVLSANKPSLKGFMIGHCNPHISIPLGVKADLNTSNRSLIVESGIF, encoded by the coding sequence ATGAGTTTACTAAAACCAAACCGTCTGCACACAGGGGATACCGTTGGAGTAATTGCTCCAGCTAGCCCGCCAAATCAAAAAAATCTCGAAAAAGGAATAGAGTTTTTAAAGGGATTAGGATTACGGGTAAAGGTCGGAAAGAGTGTTGAAAAAATCTATGGCTATTTAGCAGGAATCGATGAAGAAAGGTTAGATGATTTACATGCTATGTTTCTCGATTCTGAAGTGAAGGCAATTTTTTGTGCATGTGGCGGCTATGGAACGGGGAGACTGGCAGCAAATATTGATTACGAAATAATAAGAGCAAACCCGAAGATTTTTTGGGGTTATAGTGATATTACTTTTTTACATACTGCTATAAGGCAAGAAACAGGTCTGATTACTTTTCATGGCCCCATGCTGGGGTCGGATATTGGAAAGGAGGACACTTATACATATTCAAAACAAGGTTTTCAGCAATTATTTAAGCCAACTGATGTAAGTTATACAGAGCGCTTTTCTCCTTTAGAGACATTGGTGGAGGGTGTTGCTAGTGGTGAACTTGTTGGCGGAAATTTATCCCTTATAGTCAGCACTCTCGGAACTCCATTTGAAATTGATACGACCGGTAAGATTTTATTTATTGAAGATGTGAATGAAGAACCAAGATCAGTAGATCGGATGCTGAATCAACTTAAAATGGCTGGGAAACTAGATGAGGTAGTTGGGATCGTTATTGGAGATTTTTGTGATTGTACATCAAAAAGGGAACTGTCTTTAACTCTTGAAGAAGTTATTAACCATTATGTTTTGTCAGCCAATAAACCGTCCTTAAAAGGGTTCATGATCGGACATTGTAATCCTCATATATCCATTCCATTGGGAGTAAAGGCTGACTTAAATACGAGTAATAGAAGTTTAATCGTTGAAAGCGGCATCTTTTAA
- a CDS encoding dipeptide epimerase, with translation MIIKDIETFRVAVPLIKPFKTALRTVTTAEAIFVRVTCDNGITGWGEAPPTVVITGDSLLSIESAILQVIKPFLENKSLLNYELIFQGLKTIMVGNSSAKAAIDMALYDCISQFCKLPLYQFLGGHKKLLETDFTVSVNGPEEMGDDAVSYIQKGFNVLKVKVGKDDVSKDLERIKEIRKRVGNTIKIRLDANQGWTAKDAITTIRKMEDIDLRIELVEQPVKADDLEGLKQVTDSVDTLIMADESVFTPKQAFQVLKTRSADLINIKLMKAGGIYQAQIINQLAETCGVECMVGSMIETRLGITAAAHFAASKQNITRFDFDAPLMLVKDIVEGGIHYQNRFITLPDCPGLGIKHVTIEGGVTVG, from the coding sequence ATGATTATTAAGGATATTGAAACATTTCGAGTAGCCGTTCCACTCATCAAACCTTTTAAAACAGCATTAAGAACGGTTACAACAGCAGAAGCGATTTTTGTAAGAGTAACGTGTGATAATGGAATTACTGGTTGGGGCGAAGCACCTCCAACTGTGGTTATTACAGGTGATAGCCTGTTAAGTATTGAATCAGCGATTCTCCAGGTAATTAAACCATTTCTTGAAAATAAAAGTCTTCTAAACTATGAATTAATTTTTCAAGGATTAAAGACTATTATGGTAGGAAACTCTAGTGCGAAAGCTGCAATTGATATGGCCTTGTATGATTGTATATCCCAATTTTGTAAACTTCCGCTATACCAGTTCCTTGGCGGGCACAAGAAATTGCTAGAGACTGATTTTACCGTTAGTGTGAATGGTCCTGAAGAAATGGGTGACGATGCGGTATCTTATATTCAAAAAGGCTTTAATGTATTAAAGGTTAAGGTTGGGAAAGACGATGTCTCAAAGGATTTAGAACGAATCAAGGAGATTAGAAAAAGAGTGGGCAATACCATAAAAATTCGGTTGGATGCCAATCAAGGCTGGACCGCAAAAGATGCGATTACAACTATTCGTAAAATGGAGGATATTGATTTACGAATAGAATTAGTGGAACAGCCAGTGAAAGCGGACGATCTAGAGGGGCTAAAACAGGTTACCGATTCTGTTGATACGCTGATTATGGCAGATGAAAGTGTTTTTACACCTAAGCAGGCATTTCAAGTTTTAAAGACAAGAAGCGCTGATTTAATTAATATTAAGCTGATGAAAGCGGGCGGAATCTATCAAGCTCAGATTATCAATCAGCTCGCTGAAACATGTGGAGTAGAGTGCATGGTTGGAAGCATGATTGAAACTAGACTTGGTATCACGGCAGCAGCACATTTTGCGGCTAGCAAACAAAATATTACTCGATTCGATTTTGATGCACCACTTATGCTGGTGAAGGATATTGTTGAGGGCGGTATTCATTATCAAAATAGATTTATCACACTTCCAGATTGTCCTGGCCTCGGAATTAAGCATGTAACGATAGAAGGAGGGGTTACGGTTGGATAA
- a CDS encoding C40 family peptidase, with amino-acid sequence MDKRLVNVPVATVWTSYNSARELDVPAVSNPVDIDRWLEGLTFETRLGLCEQNLVQTQLLYGEEVIVIEEKENWAHIIIPDQPTSKNMKGYPGWVPSSQLVKCPLDWNINEGPVVIITNPKTFLEESNIELSYQTILPLLKEGEGKVLVKTPDGTDLLNSDHVTIYESLANRYKGNGTNIVADGERFLNLSYLWGGMSSYGYDCSGFTYSMCKANGYIIPRDANDQANAGEEVSTEEIKPGDLLFFAYEEGKGRIHHVGIYYGDGKLLHSPNTGKTVEIISLAGTIYEQELCAARRYWVESEA; translated from the coding sequence TTGGATAAACGACTAGTAAATGTCCCAGTAGCAACTGTGTGGACATCGTATAACTCTGCAAGAGAATTGGATGTGCCAGCAGTTAGTAATCCGGTCGACATCGATCGATGGTTAGAAGGGTTAACATTTGAAACAAGACTTGGGTTGTGCGAACAAAACCTTGTACAAACTCAGCTTTTATATGGCGAAGAAGTCATCGTAATCGAAGAGAAAGAGAATTGGGCGCATATTATTATTCCGGATCAGCCGACATCAAAAAATATGAAGGGCTACCCTGGCTGGGTTCCGTCATCTCAATTGGTGAAATGTCCATTGGACTGGAATATTAATGAAGGTCCGGTTGTTATTATCACGAATCCTAAAACATTTTTAGAAGAATCAAATATTGAACTCTCTTATCAAACCATTCTACCTTTATTAAAAGAAGGTGAAGGAAAGGTTCTAGTAAAAACTCCTGATGGGACAGATTTGCTGAATTCAGACCATGTTACCATTTATGAATCGCTGGCAAATCGCTATAAGGGAAATGGAACTAACATTGTTGCCGATGGAGAAAGATTTCTTAATCTTTCATACTTATGGGGCGGAATGAGCAGCTACGGATATGATTGCTCAGGTTTCACCTATTCCATGTGTAAAGCAAATGGGTATATCATACCACGCGATGCAAACGACCAGGCAAATGCAGGAGAAGAAGTCAGTACAGAAGAAATAAAACCAGGTGATTTGCTATTTTTTGCCTATGAAGAAGGAAAGGGCAGGATTCATCATGTTGGAATTTATTATGGTGACGGAAAATTACTCCATTCTCCTAATACAGGAAAAACAGTTGAAATTATTTCATTAGCTGGAACAATCTATGAACAAGAACTTTGTGCAGCAAGGCGATATTGGGTTGAATCGGAGGCATAG